In a genomic window of Mycolicibacterium neoaurum VKM Ac-1815D:
- a CDS encoding glutamine synthetase family protein has translation MDRQKEFVLRTLEERDIRFVRLWFTDVLGYLKSVAIAPAELEGAFEEGIGFDGSSIEGFARVSEADMVARPDPSTFQVLPWSDSAGRHHSARMFCDITMPDGSPSWADSRHVLRRQLAKASDLGFSCYVHPEIEFFLLKPGNDEDPPVPADNGGYFDQAVHDSAPNFRRHAIDALEQMGISVEFSHHEGAPGQQEIDLRYADALSMADNVMTFRYLVKEVALSDGVRASFMPKPFSEHPGSAMHTHMSLFEGDTNAFHGPDDPLQLSDVAKSFIAGILEHASEISAVTNQWVNSYKRLVHGGEAPTAASWGAANRSALVRVPMYTPRKASSRRIEVRSPDSACNPYLTYAVLLAAGLRGVEKNYVLGPQAEDNVWSLTPEERRAMGYKELPGSLGVALQEMESSELVAEALGEHVFDYFLRNKRTEWENYRSTVTPFELKNYLSL, from the coding sequence ATGGACCGCCAGAAGGAATTCGTGCTGCGCACGCTGGAGGAACGCGATATCCGTTTCGTCCGGTTGTGGTTCACCGACGTGCTCGGCTACCTCAAGTCGGTGGCGATCGCGCCCGCCGAACTCGAGGGCGCCTTCGAGGAGGGCATCGGCTTCGACGGCTCCTCGATCGAGGGCTTCGCCCGGGTGTCGGAGGCCGATATGGTCGCCCGCCCCGATCCGTCCACCTTCCAGGTGCTGCCGTGGTCGGACAGCGCGGGCAGGCATCACTCGGCGCGGATGTTCTGCGATATCACCATGCCCGACGGTTCCCCGTCGTGGGCGGATTCGCGGCACGTGCTGCGCCGCCAGCTCGCCAAGGCCAGCGATCTCGGCTTTTCCTGCTATGTGCACCCGGAGATCGAGTTCTTCCTGCTCAAGCCGGGCAACGACGAAGACCCGCCGGTACCGGCCGACAACGGCGGCTATTTCGATCAGGCCGTGCACGACTCGGCCCCCAACTTCCGCCGCCACGCCATCGACGCCCTCGAGCAGATGGGCATCTCGGTCGAATTCAGCCATCACGAGGGTGCGCCCGGCCAGCAGGAGATCGACCTGCGTTACGCCGATGCGCTTTCCATGGCCGATAACGTGATGACGTTCCGCTATCTGGTCAAAGAGGTCGCCCTCAGCGATGGCGTGCGGGCCTCCTTCATGCCCAAGCCGTTCTCCGAGCATCCCGGTTCGGCGATGCACACCCATATGAGCCTGTTCGAGGGTGACACCAACGCTTTCCACGGCCCCGACGATCCGCTGCAGCTCTCCGATGTCGCGAAGTCGTTCATCGCAGGCATCCTTGAGCACGCCAGCGAGATCAGTGCCGTCACCAACCAGTGGGTGAACTCCTACAAGCGGCTGGTGCACGGCGGCGAGGCACCGACCGCGGCGTCGTGGGGTGCGGCCAACCGCTCGGCGCTGGTGCGGGTGCCGATGTACACCCCGCGCAAGGCGTCGTCGCGGCGCATCGAGGTGCGTAGCCCGGACTCGGCCTGCAACCCGTACCTGACGTACGCGGTGCTGCTGGCCGCCGGCCTGCGTGGTGTCGAGAAGAACTACGTGCTCGGTCCGCAGGCCGAGGACAATGTGTGGAGCCTGACGCCCGAGGAACGGCGCGCCATGGGCTACAAGGAGCTGCCGGGCAGCCTCGGCGTGGCGCTGCAGGAGATGGAGAGCTCCGAGCTGGTGGCGGAAGCCTTGGGGGAGCACGTGTTCGACTACTTCCTGCGCAACAAGCGCACGGAGTGGGAGAACTACCGCAGCACCGTCACCCCGTTCGAGTTGAAGAACTACCTGTCGCTGTAG
- a CDS encoding alpha/beta hydrolase — MARMWLAGRLFAMLLAPLLLAGVLVVPAQAAVSWGGCAQLLGDRPVIATAQCGTVAVDGAQLAVIRVPASGERIGILMVNPGGPGASAVDTVADMGTALADTEIGRRFDLVGFDPRGIGYSTPQLRCRSDADIDAYRREPMVDYSPTGIAHTEEVYRWFGQRCLDQLGAPFLAGLGTDTAADDMDTVRAALGEEQLSYLGFSYGTALGTAYAERYPDRVRAMVLDGALDPAVGPIERNIAQLAGFQGVFDEYAADCARSPACPLGTDPAAFVSRYHALIDPLVQRPGATSDPRGLSYSDAITGTANALYSKRYWPYLTSGLLGLAHGTDAGDLLMLADNYLGRDANGRYSSQQDAFTAIRCADSRFSPDPAVWVDADRRTRAAAPFLEYGSFTGYAPRDICALWPVSSTREPHPAVSPGPGKVIVVSTTRDPATPYQAGVNLAAQLQAPLVTFEGSQHTVVFNGDACVDTSVLAFLTDLTPPPAGLRC; from the coding sequence ATGGCCCGCATGTGGCTGGCGGGCAGGCTTTTCGCGATGCTGCTGGCCCCACTGTTGCTGGCCGGCGTGCTGGTTGTGCCGGCGCAGGCCGCCGTCTCGTGGGGCGGCTGCGCACAGCTGCTGGGTGACCGGCCGGTCATCGCCACCGCGCAGTGCGGCACCGTCGCCGTCGACGGGGCGCAGCTGGCGGTCATCCGGGTACCCGCATCGGGGGAGCGGATCGGGATATTGATGGTCAATCCCGGCGGTCCTGGCGCCTCGGCGGTGGACACCGTCGCCGATATGGGGACGGCCCTGGCCGACACCGAGATCGGCAGGCGCTTCGATCTCGTAGGCTTCGACCCGCGTGGAATCGGTTATTCCACACCGCAGCTGCGCTGCCGCTCCGACGCCGATATCGACGCCTACCGGCGCGAGCCGATGGTCGATTACAGCCCGACCGGGATCGCGCACACCGAAGAGGTCTACCGCTGGTTCGGTCAACGCTGTCTCGACCAGCTGGGGGCGCCGTTCCTCGCCGGTCTGGGCACCGATACCGCCGCCGACGACATGGACACCGTCCGCGCCGCCCTCGGTGAGGAGCAACTGAGCTACCTCGGCTTCTCCTATGGCACCGCGCTCGGTACCGCCTACGCCGAGCGCTACCCGGATCGGGTGCGCGCCATGGTGCTCGACGGTGCGCTGGACCCGGCGGTGGGGCCGATCGAGCGGAACATCGCCCAGCTCGCCGGTTTCCAGGGTGTCTTCGACGAGTACGCCGCCGACTGCGCCCGCTCGCCGGCCTGCCCGCTGGGCACCGACCCCGCCGCCTTCGTCAGCCGCTACCACGCGCTGATCGACCCGCTGGTCCAGCGGCCGGGCGCCACCTCCGACCCGCGCGGGCTGAGTTACTCCGATGCGATCACCGGCACCGCCAACGCGCTCTACTCGAAGCGGTACTGGCCCTATCTGACCAGCGGTCTGCTGGGGCTGGCCCATGGCACCGATGCCGGCGACCTGCTGATGCTCGCCGACAACTACCTGGGTCGCGATGCGAATGGCCGCTACAGCAGCCAGCAGGATGCCTTCACCGCGATCCGTTGTGCCGATTCCCGCTTCTCGCCGGACCCCGCGGTGTGGGTGGACGCCGACCGACGCACCCGCGCGGCCGCACCCTTCCTGGAGTACGGCAGCTTCACCGGGTACGCGCCGCGCGATATCTGCGCGCTGTGGCCGGTGTCCTCCACCCGCGAGCCGCACCCGGCCGTCTCACCGGGGCCGGGCAAGGTCATCGTCGTGTCCACCACGCGTGATCCGGCGACCCCGTACCAGGCCGGGGTGAACCTGGCCGCGCAGCTGCAGGCGCCGTTGGTGACCTTCGAGGGCAGCCAACACACGGTGGTGTTCAACGGCGACGCCTGCGTCGACACCTCGGTGCTGGCCTTCCTGACCGATCTGACCCCGCCCCCGGCCGGGTTGCGGTGCTGA
- a CDS encoding alpha/beta hydrolase encodes MNLTRGILAASMTLLLVSGCSNAVEGRAVLSAPRPGTPVQWAPCEAGAGESQIPTGAECGLLSVPVDYDKPDGDVAQIAMMRIKATGTKIGTLFINPGGPGESGVKAAASLVSSLPQPVRERFDLVGFDPRGVGASRPALWCNSDEDNDRQRADPTVEYDDEGVAHIEAETKAFVDRCVDKMGEEFLANIGTQSVAKDLDAMRQAVGDEKLTYLGYSYGTRIGATYAELFGGDKVRAMILDGAVDPNADQLEADLRQAKAFQTAFDDYAADCAKDPDCPLGTDPAKATEVYKSLVDPLVDTPARTRDPRGLGYSDAVVGTILPLYSPSLWRHLTDALTELRAGRGDTMLALSDLYMGRDADGHYNNSTDVRVAVNCVDEPPITDRDVVIEQDRKSREVAPFLSYGEFTGNAPMGTCAFWPVPPTSEQHELRVQNMPPTLVVSTTNDPATPYQAGVDLARQLGGTLLTYEGTQHTVVFQGDRCVDDISSKYLVDLQVPPPGTRC; translated from the coding sequence ATGAACCTCACGCGCGGGATCCTCGCGGCCTCGATGACACTGCTGCTGGTATCCGGATGCAGCAACGCCGTCGAGGGTCGCGCCGTGCTGTCCGCGCCGCGGCCCGGCACCCCCGTGCAGTGGGCGCCGTGCGAGGCGGGTGCGGGGGAGTCGCAGATCCCCACCGGTGCCGAATGCGGGCTGCTGTCCGTGCCGGTCGACTACGACAAGCCCGATGGTGACGTCGCCCAGATCGCGATGATGCGCATCAAGGCCACCGGCACCAAGATCGGCACCCTGTTCATCAATCCCGGCGGCCCCGGCGAATCCGGCGTCAAGGCGGCCGCCTCGCTGGTGAGCAGCCTGCCCCAGCCGGTGCGGGAACGCTTCGACCTGGTCGGCTTCGACCCGCGCGGGGTGGGCGCCTCCAGGCCGGCGCTGTGGTGCAACTCAGATGAGGACAATGATCGCCAACGTGCGGACCCCACGGTCGAGTACGACGACGAGGGTGTGGCCCATATCGAGGCCGAGACCAAGGCCTTCGTGGACCGCTGCGTGGACAAGATGGGCGAAGAGTTCCTCGCCAACATCGGAACCCAAAGTGTGGCAAAGGATCTCGACGCCATGCGACAGGCTGTCGGTGACGAGAAGCTGACCTACCTCGGGTACTCCTACGGCACCAGGATCGGCGCCACCTACGCCGAGCTGTTCGGTGGAGACAAGGTGCGCGCGATGATCCTCGACGGCGCGGTCGATCCCAACGCCGATCAGCTGGAAGCCGATCTGCGTCAGGCCAAGGCCTTCCAGACCGCATTCGACGACTACGCCGCCGACTGTGCCAAGGATCCGGACTGCCCGCTGGGCACCGATCCGGCCAAGGCCACCGAGGTGTACAAATCGTTGGTCGATCCACTCGTCGACACACCGGCTCGGACCCGCGACCCGCGCGGGCTCGGTTACAGCGATGCGGTGGTCGGCACCATCCTGCCGCTGTACTCGCCGAGCCTGTGGCGCCATCTGACCGATGCGTTGACCGAGCTGCGCGCCGGCCGCGGAGACACCATGCTCGCGCTCTCCGACCTCTACATGGGTCGAGACGCCGACGGCCACTACAACAATTCGACCGACGTGCGGGTCGCCGTCAACTGCGTCGACGAACCCCCCATCACGGATCGCGATGTCGTCATCGAACAGGACCGCAAGTCCCGCGAGGTCGCCCCGTTCCTGAGCTACGGCGAGTTCACCGGTAACGCGCCGATGGGAACCTGCGCGTTCTGGCCGGTGCCGCCCACCTCGGAGCAGCACGAACTGCGGGTGCAGAACATGCCGCCCACCCTGGTGGTGTCGACCACCAACGACCCGGCGACGCCGTACCAGGCCGGCGTCGACCTGGCCCGCCAGCTCGGCGGAACGCTGTTGACCTACGAGGGCACCCAGCACACCGTGGTGTTCCAGGGCGACCGGTGCGTCGACGACATCTCCAGCAAGTACCTTGTCGACCTCCAGGTTCCGCCTCCGGGCACCCGCTGCTGA
- a CDS encoding WS/DGAT/MGAT family O-acyltransferase, which translates to MQRLSGLDASFLYLETAAQPLHVCSILELDTSTMPGGYTFDRLRDELAMRVKAMPEFREKLADSRLNLDHPVWVDDPDFDVLRHLHRIGLPAPGGRAELSEICGHIASLPLDRSRPLWEMWVIENVAGTDAHSGGRLALLTKVHHAAVDGVTGANLMSTLCTTEPDAPPPDPVDGPGSATELEIAINGAFRFVTRPLKLMNVLPSTVSTVVDTARRATKGLTMAAPFAAPKTPFNANVTGHRNISFAELDLADIKTVKDRFGVKVNDVVMALVAGVLRRYLLDRDELPESSLVAMIPVSVHDKSDRPGRNQVSGMFSSLHTNIADPVERLRVIAEANSVAKQHSSAIGATLLQDWTQFAAPAVFGIAMRVYARSKLSAAAPVHNLVVSNVPGPQVPLYLLGCEVNAMYPLGPIFHGSGLNITVMSLRGKLDVGIVSCPELLPDLWEMADDFTVELGDLLTAARA; encoded by the coding sequence ATGCAACGACTCAGTGGGCTCGACGCCAGCTTCCTCTATCTGGAGACGGCAGCCCAGCCGTTGCACGTCTGTTCCATCCTCGAGCTGGACACCTCCACGATGCCCGGCGGCTACACCTTCGACCGGTTGCGCGACGAGCTGGCCATGCGGGTCAAGGCGATGCCCGAGTTCCGGGAGAAGCTCGCCGACAGCCGTCTCAACCTCGACCATCCGGTGTGGGTCGATGACCCCGATTTCGACGTGCTGCGCCACCTGCACCGGATCGGACTGCCCGCACCCGGCGGCCGCGCCGAGCTGTCGGAGATCTGCGGTCACATTGCCTCTCTGCCGCTGGACCGCAGCCGTCCGCTGTGGGAGATGTGGGTCATCGAGAACGTCGCGGGCACCGACGCGCACTCCGGCGGGCGGCTGGCACTGTTGACCAAGGTGCACCACGCCGCGGTCGACGGTGTCACCGGCGCCAACCTGATGTCGACGTTGTGCACCACCGAGCCCGACGCCCCGCCGCCGGACCCGGTGGACGGCCCCGGCTCGGCGACCGAGCTGGAGATCGCGATCAATGGTGCATTTCGGTTCGTCACCCGGCCGTTGAAGCTGATGAACGTGCTGCCTTCGACGGTGTCCACCGTCGTCGACACCGCGCGCCGGGCCACCAAGGGGTTGACCATGGCGGCCCCGTTCGCCGCGCCCAAGACCCCGTTCAACGCGAATGTCACCGGACACCGCAACATTTCGTTCGCCGAGTTGGACCTCGCAGATATCAAGACCGTCAAGGACCGCTTCGGGGTGAAGGTCAACGACGTGGTGATGGCCCTGGTCGCCGGGGTCCTGCGCCGGTACCTGCTCGACCGTGACGAGCTGCCGGAGTCCTCGCTGGTGGCCATGATCCCGGTATCGGTGCATGACAAGTCCGATCGGCCCGGCCGTAATCAGGTCTCGGGCATGTTCTCCTCGCTGCACACCAACATCGCCGATCCGGTCGAGCGCCTCAGGGTCATCGCCGAGGCGAATTCGGTGGCCAAGCAACACAGCTCGGCCATCGGGGCCACCCTGCTGCAGGACTGGACGCAGTTCGCGGCCCCGGCGGTGTTCGGCATCGCCATGCGCGTGTACGCCCGCAGCAAGCTCTCGGCCGCCGCGCCGGTGCACAACCTGGTGGTCTCCAATGTGCCGGGACCGCAGGTCCCGCTCTACCTGCTGGGCTGCGAGGTGAACGCGATGTATCCGCTGGGCCCGATCTTCCACGGCTCGGGCCTCAACATCACCGTGATGTCGCTGCGCGGCAAGCTCGACGTCGGCATCGTCTCCTGCCCCGAACTGCTGCCCGACCTGTGGGAGATGGCCGACGATTTCACCGTCGAATTGGGGGACCTGCTCACCGCGGCGCGCGCCTGA
- the panB gene encoding 3-methyl-2-oxobutanoate hydroxymethyltransferase: MSEQSVYGAGNTPVKVRTHHLQKWKAEGHKWSMLTAYDYSTARIFDEAGIPVLLVGDSAANVVYGYDTTVRVTIDELIPLVSAVVRGAQHALVVADLPFGSYERSVDQALETATRFMKETGAHAVKLEGGERVAAQIAALTQAGIPVIAHIGFTPQSVNGLGGYRVQGRGDNGDQTIHDAIAVAEAGAVAVVLEMVPAELATQITGKLTIPTIGIGAGPNCDAQVLVWQDMAGLTSGKTAKFVKRFAEIGTELGRAARQYADEVAGGVFPADEHSY; the protein is encoded by the coding sequence ATGTCTGAACAGTCCGTTTATGGTGCCGGCAATACCCCCGTGAAGGTGCGCACGCACCACCTGCAGAAGTGGAAGGCCGAAGGCCACAAGTGGTCCATGCTGACCGCCTACGACTACTCCACCGCCCGGATCTTCGATGAGGCCGGCATCCCGGTGCTCCTGGTCGGCGATTCCGCTGCCAACGTGGTGTACGGCTACGACACCACCGTCCGCGTCACCATCGACGAACTGATCCCGTTGGTCAGTGCGGTCGTTCGCGGCGCCCAGCACGCGCTGGTGGTCGCCGACCTGCCCTTCGGCAGCTACGAGCGCAGCGTCGACCAGGCGCTGGAGACCGCGACCAGGTTCATGAAGGAGACCGGGGCGCACGCGGTGAAGCTGGAGGGCGGCGAGCGGGTCGCAGCGCAGATCGCCGCATTGACCCAGGCGGGCATCCCGGTGATCGCCCATATCGGGTTCACCCCGCAGAGCGTCAACGGCCTCGGTGGTTACCGGGTGCAGGGGCGCGGCGACAACGGTGACCAGACCATCCACGATGCGATCGCGGTGGCCGAGGCCGGTGCGGTGGCCGTGGTGCTGGAGATGGTCCCCGCCGAGCTCGCCACCCAGATCACCGGCAAGCTGACCATCCCGACCATCGGCATCGGCGCCGGTCCCAACTGCGACGCGCAGGTGCTGGTGTGGCAGGACATGGCCGGGCTCACCTCGGGTAAGACAGCGAAGTTCGTGAAGCGGTTCGCCGAGATCGGCACCGAGCTGGGACGTGCGGCTCGGCAGTACGCCGATGAGGTCGCCGGCGGGGTGTTCCCCGCCGACGAACACTCCTACTAG
- a CDS encoding enoyl-CoA hydratase/isomerase family protein → MTAFETLKFTRDGSVVTIVLDRPDAANGMNAEMTRDLAAAATLCDTPDTKVVTLTGAGRFFCAGGDLKAMAAADDPGVFVKSMANDLHRAMSTFARMDAVLITAVNGVAAGAGFSLGVSGDLVLAAESASFTMAYTKAGLSPDGGASYVLPRLIGLRRTQELMITNRVVKAAEALDWGLVTTVVPDAELPDTLAELAEQIATGARGSNSAVKQLLLSSYANGYEAQLENEARHIATNASSADGREGVAAFVGKRAPAFG, encoded by the coding sequence ATGACCGCTTTCGAGACGCTGAAGTTCACCAGGGACGGGTCCGTCGTCACCATCGTCCTGGACCGGCCCGACGCCGCCAACGGCATGAACGCGGAGATGACGCGCGACTTGGCCGCCGCCGCCACGCTCTGCGACACCCCGGACACCAAGGTGGTCACCCTGACCGGCGCCGGCCGGTTCTTCTGCGCGGGCGGTGATCTGAAGGCCATGGCCGCCGCCGATGACCCGGGCGTCTTCGTCAAATCCATGGCCAACGACCTGCACCGGGCCATGTCCACCTTCGCCCGGATGGACGCCGTCCTGATCACCGCGGTCAACGGTGTCGCCGCCGGAGCCGGTTTCTCCCTCGGCGTCTCCGGTGATCTGGTGCTGGCCGCCGAATCGGCATCGTTCACGATGGCCTACACCAAGGCCGGGTTGAGCCCGGACGGTGGAGCCAGCTACGTGCTGCCGCGGCTCATCGGCCTGCGCCGCACCCAGGAACTGATGATCACCAACCGGGTGGTCAAGGCCGCCGAGGCGCTGGACTGGGGTCTGGTCACCACCGTCGTTCCCGACGCCGAACTGCCCGACACGTTGGCCGAGCTGGCCGAGCAGATCGCTACGGGCGCCCGTGGTTCCAACTCGGCGGTCAAACAGCTGTTGCTGTCCAGCTACGCGAACGGATACGAGGCACAGCTGGAGAACGAGGCGCGCCATATCGCCACGAACGCCTCCTCCGCCGATGGCAGAGAAGGCGTCGCGGCATTCGTGGGTAAACGGGCGCCTGCCTTCGGCTGA
- a CDS encoding CYTH and CHAD domain-containing protein translates to MPADKPKTSRHTEVERKFDVVESTVSPSFEGLALVSRVQHQPTQLLEAVYYDTPSHDLAAHKITLRRRTGGTDEGWHVKLPAGPDARTEVRAPLADSVPEDIRDVVAAIVRDRSLSAVARITTNRTVSLLFGADGTPLAEFCDDQVDAAALRPDSEPQTWREWELELIGQPRKAADLLDRLSNRLLDAGAVPAGHGSKLARVLATGEPSTAGVETSDPVRRAVAENVAELLVWDRAVRADAWDSVHQMRVTTRKIRSLLADESFGLPEDSWILDELKLLAGILGVARDAEVLAEKYEKALDSLAPELVRGPVRARLVDGAKARYAGGWRRSLMAMRSERYFRLLDGLDELVAAPSETTEKSGSESAAASMAAAYKKVQKAAKAAADDGTDESLHRIRKRAKRLRYTASAIGDTAVEAKAKTIQSLLGDHQDSVVSRTHLLHEADAAHAAGEDTFTYGVLYQKEVEVALEAEAGIDEALASLKKAVKK, encoded by the coding sequence ATGCCTGCCGACAAACCAAAGACGTCGCGCCACACCGAGGTTGAGCGCAAGTTCGACGTCGTCGAGAGCACGGTCTCGCCGTCGTTCGAGGGGCTCGCTCTGGTGTCCAGGGTTCAGCACCAGCCGACCCAACTGCTGGAGGCGGTGTACTACGACACACCGTCCCATGACCTGGCCGCCCACAAGATCACCCTGCGCCGCCGCACCGGGGGCACCGACGAGGGCTGGCATGTGAAGTTGCCCGCCGGGCCGGATGCGCGGACCGAGGTGCGGGCCCCGTTGGCAGACTCGGTGCCCGAGGACATCCGCGATGTGGTCGCCGCGATCGTGCGGGACCGTTCGCTGTCGGCCGTTGCGCGCATCACCACCAACCGGACGGTGTCGCTGTTGTTCGGCGCCGACGGCACGCCGCTGGCCGAGTTCTGCGATGACCAGGTCGACGCGGCGGCGTTGCGGCCCGACAGCGAGCCGCAGACCTGGCGGGAGTGGGAGCTGGAGCTGATCGGCCAGCCGCGCAAAGCCGCCGATCTGTTGGACCGACTGTCCAACCGGCTGTTGGACGCGGGCGCGGTACCGGCCGGGCACGGGTCGAAGCTGGCGCGCGTGTTGGCTACCGGTGAGCCGTCGACGGCCGGAGTCGAGACCTCCGATCCGGTGCGCCGGGCGGTGGCCGAGAACGTCGCCGAGCTGTTGGTGTGGGATCGGGCGGTGCGCGCCGACGCGTGGGATTCGGTGCACCAGATGCGCGTCACCACCCGCAAGATCCGGAGCCTGCTGGCCGACGAGTCGTTCGGGTTGCCCGAGGATTCCTGGATCCTCGACGAGCTGAAGCTACTGGCGGGCATCCTCGGGGTGGCCCGTGACGCCGAGGTGCTCGCCGAGAAGTACGAGAAGGCACTGGACTCGCTGGCCCCGGAGTTGGTGCGCGGTCCGGTGCGGGCTCGGCTGGTCGACGGTGCCAAGGCTCGCTATGCGGGTGGGTGGCGCCGGTCGTTGATGGCGATGCGCTCGGAGCGGTACTTCCGGCTGCTCGACGGTCTCGACGAGTTGGTGGCCGCGCCGTCGGAGACCACCGAGAAGTCCGGGTCGGAGTCGGCCGCGGCGAGCATGGCGGCGGCCTACAAGAAGGTGCAGAAGGCGGCGAAGGCTGCCGCCGACGATGGCACCGACGAGTCTCTGCACCGGATCCGCAAGCGTGCCAAGCGACTTCGTTATACCGCCTCGGCGATCGGTGACACCGCGGTGGAGGCCAAGGCCAAGACGATCCAGAGCCTGCTCGGCGACCACCAGGACAGCGTGGTGAGCCGGACCCATCTGCTGCACGAGGCCGACGCCGCGCATGCCGCCGGCGAGGACACCTTCACCTACGGCGTGCTGTACCAGAAGGAGGTCGAGGTGGCCCTTGAGGCCGAGGCCGGGATCGACGAGGCGTTGGCGTCGCTGAAGAAGGCCGTCAAGAAGTAG
- a CDS encoding HNH endonuclease signature motif containing protein: MFELSGLSELSDEALIAEVTDATRAEAAAAARRLAAIAEVTARHCEDEDESSALKLIDGWALAKAEITAACTLGPRAASAQMRIAMALRDRLPRTAEVFAQGSVSAKVIAAITWRTQLVCDEEALALIDAGIAGTAHQYGTLSETALIRAVDYWVHTFDPVAVIRSKVAAKDRYIDFGDRDDPDGVVSFWGRMRATDAAISDTRLNDLAHGVCSEDPRTVAERRADALAAVLAGADRLTCLCSNPDCAGSGKDPRAGAVTIYVLTGQDPESGHGAKPDTGPTPDGSGSQDPRTGSAAPEKPAATPSEAEPQPPSAPSTPTAPAAKTGLSAGITLDGAIIPAHLLADLIAGGAKVRPLSSATVLGSEPRYRPSAKLAAYVRMTAMTCCFPGCGKPAQRCDLDHVVAWPAGATHPGNLRPLCREHHLLKTLKTGWTPKAHPDGTTEWASPSGHRYATMPLAPVLFPRRTSDVEIPRARHITLIDERNCEPAIPRRQRTRQHDRDYRINAERTRNAAAIALDGDPPF, from the coding sequence ATGTTCGAACTGTCGGGGCTGTCGGAGTTGAGCGATGAGGCGCTCATCGCCGAGGTCACCGATGCCACCCGCGCCGAGGCGGCCGCGGCGGCCCGGCGGCTGGCCGCGATCGCCGAAGTCACCGCACGGCACTGCGAGGACGAAGACGAATCGTCGGCGTTGAAGCTGATCGACGGATGGGCACTCGCCAAAGCCGAGATCACTGCGGCCTGCACTCTCGGACCCCGGGCCGCCAGTGCCCAGATGCGCATCGCGATGGCCCTGCGTGACCGGCTGCCCCGCACCGCCGAGGTGTTCGCGCAAGGGTCGGTGTCGGCGAAGGTGATCGCCGCGATCACCTGGCGCACCCAGCTGGTCTGCGATGAGGAGGCGTTGGCGTTGATCGATGCCGGGATCGCCGGCACCGCCCACCAATACGGCACGCTCTCTGAGACCGCGTTGATCCGGGCGGTCGACTACTGGGTGCACACATTCGACCCGGTCGCGGTCATCCGGTCCAAGGTCGCGGCCAAAGACCGCTATATCGACTTCGGTGACCGTGACGATCCCGACGGGGTGGTGTCGTTCTGGGGACGGATGCGTGCCACCGACGCCGCGATCAGCGACACCCGCCTCAACGACCTCGCCCATGGTGTTTGTTCTGAGGATCCGCGGACCGTGGCCGAACGCCGCGCCGACGCCCTGGCCGCGGTCCTGGCCGGAGCCGACCGACTCACCTGCCTCTGCAGCAACCCTGACTGCGCAGGATCAGGGAAAGACCCTCGCGCCGGTGCGGTCACCATCTACGTCCTCACCGGACAAGACCCCGAAAGCGGGCACGGGGCAAAGCCAGATACTGGGCCCACGCCCGATGGCAGCGGTAGTCAGGACCCGAGGACCGGATCGGCAGCGCCCGAGAAACCCGCGGCCACGCCGTCCGAGGCCGAGCCACAGCCACCCTCGGCGCCCTCGACACCTACTGCCCCGGCCGCCAAAACGGGCCTGAGTGCCGGGATCACCCTCGACGGCGCGATCATCCCCGCCCACCTACTCGCCGACCTCATCGCAGGCGGCGCCAAAGTCCGGCCCCTGAGCAGCGCAACAGTCCTGGGCTCCGAACCCCGCTACCGCCCCTCGGCCAAGCTAGCGGCCTACGTCCGGATGACCGCGATGACCTGCTGTTTCCCCGGCTGCGGAAAACCCGCCCAACGCTGCGATCTGGACCATGTCGTCGCGTGGCCGGCCGGGGCGACCCATCCGGGCAATCTGCGACCGCTCTGCCGCGAACACCACCTGCTCAAAACACTGAAAACTGGCTGGACCCCGAAAGCTCACCCCGACGGCACCACCGAATGGGCCTCACCGTCCGGGCACCGATACGCGACGATGCCACTGGCGCCAGTCCTGTTCCCACGCAGAACATCTGACGTCGAGATCCCACGAGCGCGACACATCACCCTCATCGATGAGCGCAACTGCGAACCGGCCATCCCGCGACGCCAACGCACCCGCCAACACGACCGCGACTACCGCATCAACGCCGAACGCACCCGCAACGCAGCCGCTATCGCTCTCGACGGCGACCCGCCGTTCTGA